A region from the Melanotaenia boesemani isolate fMelBoe1 chromosome 11, fMelBoe1.pri, whole genome shotgun sequence genome encodes:
- the rtkna gene encoding rhotekin isoform X6 yields MFCRNQTARATVARGSALEMEIRRGKFRRSVFLNASQDSDIQKKIDHEIRMRDGACKLLAACSQRDQALEAAKSLQTCSTRIMAYMSELQRMKEAQVMQNVPRRSSDAGPMDDRRPCKGKVAISDLRIPLMWKDTEYFKNKGELHRCAVFCLLQLGGEIFDTEMVIVDRTLTDICFDNTIIFNEASPGFELRVELYSCCSEDDYSAGSTPRKLASKLSSSLGRSAGRKLRAAMEPGPCSPVSNGGAAPLLLPVPSVPGPKYHLLAHTTLSLSHVQDSFRTHDLTISGNEECSYWLPLYGSMCCRLAAQPHCMTQQMMSGCLKVKQCGGDPQSWTKVYAVLKGTSLFCYHQQEDVEANIEPAFTIGINKETRIRASEKDPHSKVQNICISNQYGGEEVMHTLTTDSREDTHRWMEAFWQHFYDMSQWKQCCDDVMKIELPSPRKPAPVTPKQGSLYHEMAPLATPSCEGLLLQDNAVSAEIRALLSSYYNDSY; encoded by the exons GACAGTGACATTCAGAAGAAGATTGACCATGAGATACGGATGCGCGATGGCGCCTGCAAATTGTTGGCTGCCTGCTCGCAAAGAGATCAGGCTTTGGAGGCAGCAAAGAGCCTGCAGACATGCAGCACTCGTATCATGGCCTACATGTCAGAGCTTCAGAGAATGAAAGAAGCTCAGGTCATGCAGAACGTCCCACGCAGATCGTCAGATGCCGGGCCGATGGATGACCGACGGCCTTGTAAAGGAAAAGTGGCAATCTCAG ATCTTCGGATCCCTCTCATGTGGAAAGATACAGAGTACTTCAAGAACAAAGGAG AGCTTCATAGGTGTGCAGTGTTCTGCCTGCTACAGCTGGGAGGAGAGATCTTTGACACAGAAATGGTGATCGTGGACCGGACTCTCACCGACATTTGCTTTGACAACACTATTATATT TAATGAAGCCAGCCCTGGTTTTGAGTTACGAGTTGAGCTGTATAGCTGCTGCTCAGAGGATGACTACTCTGCAGGAAGCACACCAAGGAAACTAGCCAGCAAACTGAGTTCTTCACTGGGGCGATCAGCTGGGAGAAAGCTCCGAGCTGCCATGGAACCCGGACCGTGCAGTCCTGTCAGCAATGGAGGTGCAGCTCCTCTTCTGCTGCCAGTTCCTTCCGTACC GGGCCCCAAGTACCACCTCTTAGCTCATACCACACTGTCGCTGTCACACGTCCAGGACAGCTTTCGCACGCATGACCTCACCATTTCAGGCAACG AAGAGTGTTCATACTGGCTGCCGCTCTATGGCAGTATGTGCTGCCGCCTTGCAGCTCAGCCCCACTGTATGACCCAACAGATGATGAGTGGATGTTTGAAAGTTAAG CAGTGTGGAGGTGACCCTCAGAGTTGGACAAAAGTGTATGCTGTTCTAAAAGGAACAAGCCTTTTCTGCTACCACCAGCAAGAAGATGTGGAGGCTAATATTGAGCCAGCTTTCACTATTGGCATCAACAAG GAGACCAGAATACGTGCGTCAGAGAAGGACCCTCACAGCAAAGTTCAGAATATCTGCATCAGTAACCAGTATGGGGGGGAGGAGGTCATGCACACTTTGACCACAGACAGCCGGGAGGACACACACCGATGGATGGAAGCTTTTTGGCAGCACTTCTACGATATGA GCCAGTGGAAGCAATGCTGTGATGACGTGATGAAAATTGAGCTTCCGTCACCAAGGAAACCAGCTCCTGTCACACCAAAACAGGGATCTCTTTACCATGAAATGG CCCCTCTTGCCACACCCTCCTGTGAGGGTCTGCTGCTGCAGGATAACGCTGTGTCCGCTGAGATTCGTGCTCTACTCTCTTCCTATTACAACGACAG TTATTGA